CCGCCCCTGCCGGATCTTCCGTATTCGAAAGGGGGTGCGGGCAAGCTCAAATTGCGCCAAGCGGTGCGATCGCTGCTTTCAGGACTTTGTTCGCGGTGAAACCGCGAAATCGTTCCGGCATATCTACGATCGAAAGCTATGACCGACTTACCTCGGGACGACTCCGCCACCCGTGCCCGCTGGCAGACCTGCCTCAGGCTCGCCCGCGAACTCCTCCTCGTCGGGCCGGACGGCACCGACCTCAAACTCCACTATCTGCACACGCTGATAGACACGGGCCGCCTCGGCCCCACCCACCACCCGCGCAAGAAGATCCTCGTCATCGGCGCCGGCATCACCGGCCTCGTCGCCGGCCGGCTGCTCAAGGACGCCGGACACGACGTCACCGTCCTGGAGGCCAACGCCAGCCGGGTCGGCGGGCGCATCAAGACCTTCCGGGCCACCAAACACGACCAGCCGTTCGACGACCCGGCCCAGTACGCCGAGGCCGGTGCCATGCGGCTGCCCGACTTCCACCCGCTGGTCCTCGCCCTGGTCGACAAACTCGGGCTCGGCCGCCGCCAGTTCTACAACGTGGACGTGGCCCCCGGCACCGGCAGCGGCCCCGACGTCCCCGTGCCCCCGGTGACGTACACCTCGTTCACCGGCCGGACCTGGAGCTACGGCGACGACAGCCCCGACTTCCGCGAACCCGACAAGCGGGGCAACTCCTGGATCCGCGCCAACCGCACCCAGGTGCGGCGGGCCGACTACGCCGCCGGCCCCGAGCGGATCAACGAGGGCTTCCACCTCACCGGCGACGAGGTCCGCGCCCCCGTCGTGAAGATGGTCGACGACGCGCTGGAGAGCGTGCGCGACTACTACTCCGACGTCGTCGACGGCAAGCGCGTCAACAAGCCCCTCGAGGAGTGGGTCGAGGGCTGGGCGCGGGTGATCCGCGACTTCGACGGCTACTCGATGGGCGGCTTCCTGCGCGACCACGCCGGACTCAGCGACGAGGCGATCGAGGCCGTCGGCACGCTGGAGAACATGTCCTCGCGGCTGCATCTCTCGTTCTTCCACAGCTTCCTGAGCCGCAGCGACATCAACCCGGGCGTCCGCTACTGGGAGATACCCGGCGGCAGCTGGCGCCTGCCGCACGCCCTCCACCAGGGCCTGCGCGACGAGGTGCGGCTCGGCCACCGCATGATCCGCCTGGAGTTCCACGACCCCAGCCGCGACACCGACCCCGAGGGCACCGGCGCGGTCGGACCCGACGGGTGGGGCGTGGCCGTGCAGACCGTCGCCGAGAACGATCCACAGGCCCCGCCGCGCCTGTGGACGGCCGATCTGGCGATCGTCACCATCCCGTTCTCCGCCCTGCGCTTCGTGGAGATCGTCCCGTCGATGTCGTACAAGAAGCGCCGCGCGATCATCGAGACCCACTACGACCAGGCCACCAAGGTGCTGCTGGAGTTCAGCCACCGGTGGTGGGAGTTCACCGAGGACGACTGGCGCGAGGAGCTCGACCGCATCGCACCCGGCCTGTACGAGTACTACCAGCTGGGCGGCGAGCAGGGCACCGGCGAGGCCCTCTCGCTCGCCGAGGCGGGGGCTGCCCCGACGGGCAGCGGCCTGCTCGGTGCCGCGGTCAAGGACAGCAGCGTCACCGAGGAGATGCGGCAGCTCAACAGCACCATGCCGCTGCGCGGTCCCGCGCTCCGCCCCGCCACCCACTGCTTCGGAGGCGGCTCGGCCACCGACAACCCCAACAGGTTCATGTACTACCCCTCGCACCGGGTCGAGGGCAGCACCGGCGGCGTCGTGCTCGCCTCGTACTGCTGGTCCGACGACGCCGCCCGCTGGGACTCCATGCGCGACGCGGAACGCTACGTCTACGCCCTGCGCAACCTCCAGGCCCTGCACGGCCCCCGCATCGAGGTGTTCTTCACCGGACGCGGCGCCACCAAGAGCTGGGCCCGCGACCCGTACGCCTTCGGCGAGGCCGCCATCTACACCGCGCACCAGATGACCAGCTTCCACCTGGACGTCTCCCGGCCCGAAGGCCCCGTGCACTTCGCCGGGGAGCACACCTCCCTCAAGCACGCCTGGATCGAGGGCGCCCTGGAGAGCGCCGTGCGTGCGGCCCTCGCCGTCCACCAGGCCCCGCCGGTCACCACCCCGGGCGCGGACCGGGAGGGGGACCGCTCATGACCGCGATCATCCCCGAATGCACAGTCGCCCGCTATCTCGCCCTGCGCCTGGCCGAGTTGGGCATCACCCACCTCTTCGGTGTCCCCGGCAACCACCTCGGCCCGTTCCTGACCACCCTGCGGGCCGAGGGCGACATCGAGTGGGTCGGCACCCCCACCGAGGGCGGCGCGGGCCAGGCCGCCGACGCCTACGCCCGCATCCACGGCATCGGCGCGGCCGCCGTCACCTACAGCGTCGGCGCCTTCAACCTGCTCAACGCGTGCGGCGGCGCCTACGTCGAACAGGTCCCGCTCGTCGCCGTCAACGCCTCCCCGCCCTACGAGCAGTGGCAGAACTACCGGGCGGTCGGCCTGCTCACCTCGCACATGAGCCCCCGCCCGGAGAGCAACCTGGACGTCTACCGGCAGGTCACCGTGGACGCGCAGGTCATCTCCAACCCGGGTCTCGCCCCCGGCCAGATCGACGCCGCGCTCACCGCGTGCCTGTCCGAGCGCCGGCCGGTCTACCTGGAGGTCATGGAGGACCTCTGGGACGAGCCCTGCCCCGAGCCGGAGGCACCGATCGTCCCCCGGGAGCGGCCGTTCAGCGCGCGCAACCAGCCCATGCTGGACAAGGCCGTGCAGGCGGCCCTCACCCTGGTCGAGGAGCACCCCGGCCCGGACGGCAGGCCCCGGCCGATCGTCTGGGCCGGCGAGGAGATCGACCGGTTCCGCCTGGGCGGGCAGCTCATCGACCTGGTCGAGGCGACGGGCGTGCCGTTCTGCACCACCGTCGGCGCCAAGGCCGTCGTCGACGAGGACCTGCCGCAGTTCCACGGCGTCTACAACGGCGGCGCCAGCCACCCGGACGTGCATGCCGTATTCAAGGACTGGGCCACCTGCCGCATCGGGCTCGGCGCCTGGTCCACGTCGAAGAACCTCGGCGGGGAGCAGTGCGTCGGCGACGACTGGGTGATGGCCGCGCACGGCGGAGTCGGCGTCGGCACCTCCTACTTCCCCGACGTCCAGCTCACACAGTTGCTGCCCGCACTCCAGGACGCGCTGGTGAAGGCCTACGGCTCGGGGGGCCTGGCCGCCGACTACTACGCGGAGGCCTACGCCCACCACGGCTCGCGCGAGGACCGCCCGGCGGGCCTGGAACACCACCGAGCCTCACTGCACAGCAGCCGCTCGCCCCACCGGCGGGCCGAACGCCTCACCTACGACGCCGTGTTCGACCGGCTCAACCACTTCCTGAACCACGAGACGCGAGAGGACTGGACGGTCGTCTCCGACGCCGCGTTCTCCCTCATCGGCTCGATGAACCTGTCCCTGCCGGCAGGCGGGTTCCTGTCGCAGGTCAGCTGGCTCTCCATCGGCTGGTCGGTCTGCGCGGCCACCGGCGCCGCGCTCGCCCCCGAGCGCGGCGACGCCCGCCCGATGGTGTTCGTCGGCGACGGCGCCTTCCAGGAGACCTGCCAGGAACTGTCCACGCACACCAGGCACGGGCTGCGGTCGGTGGTGTTCGTCATGGACAACGGCCACTTCTACGGCGTCGAGCAGATGCTGGTGCATCCGGCGTACTACGCGGACCAGGACGCGGCCGACCCGGACTTCTACAACGTCCTCCACCCCTGGCACTACGACCGCCTCGCGGCCGTCTTCGCCGGCAAGCACACCCCGGCGAACGGCGTCAGCGTCGCGCACACCGCGGAACTCGACGACCTCCTGGACCGCCTCACCGACCCGGCCGACCCGCTGAACGCCGGACCGCTCCTGGTCCGCGTCCGCCTGCACCGCCACGACTACCCACGGGCGATGGCGTACCAGGTGAAGAAGTCCTCCAACATCAGGTAAGTCCCGCTCAGCCGGATGCCCCGAACGGTGTTGGGCACCCTGGCACCCTGGCCCCCCCGCGTTCGCTCCGCATCCGGCGCGCACGGATCGTGTCCGTGGTCCGGGAACGCGAGGGCGGGATTCCTCACGCCTCTGAGCGCCCGGTCCGGCCTGGACGGTCCGATGCCCGCACCCATCGCTCCGGTGGGTGCGCGGCGGTGCCGTCCGTCGCCGGATCGGGTGCTGATGCTCTCGCCCTCGACAGGCGGGGTCAGGAAATCGGCGAAGGCGTCGCGCGTGGACGCAGGACCATGAGCGAGCCTTCCAAGGTCGCCACCATGGCGAAGGGGAACCGGTCGACCTCGAGACAGAGCGCAATGTCATCGGGATGGACTCCTTGACGCACCCCCTCCGCCAGTTCCGCGGCGGCGCGCGACTCGGCGGCGCGGCTGATGAACTCGGCGGCATCCGTCCCGGCCTCGGTGGCCCTGCGGGCGATGTACTGAGCACACGCCAGATCTTCATCGGCCTGCCCGTCCTCGCCCGTGACCACGAACGTGACACTGTCACTCCCGCGCGTCCGCAAGAGCTGGGCCGTTGCCTCCGCCACCACGAAGCCGGCGCACAGCACCAGCGGCGCATCCTTGACCGCGAGGGCGCCGACCGTCCCTGCCGTGGTCTTCTGCACAACGGTCCGTCCGCCGAGGTCGACAGACCGCAGCAGGCCCGGGGAGTTGACGGTGTCGAACCCGGGCGCGGGCGGACCGTCCTTGATCGCCACCCAATCCGGGTGGCGAGCCTTGAGCCCCAGGGCTTCGTCCAGCGACTCGGCAAGAACGATCTTCTCCGCCCCCTGGGCAAAGGCCCAGGCAGCCACGGTGAAAGCACGCATGACGTCGACCACGACCGCCACGGACGGGGTTTCGGCCAGATCAGGTATGCCAAGGAAGCGAGCGTCCATTCCGATCATGATTCCGCATGCCCGATCCGAAGCATCCTGAAGGTGATGAGCGTCACATCGACGGTCCCGGAACGCAACATCTCCGGCTACGCACCGTTAGGGTGAGCCGAGTGGAGCTCCTGCACCTGCGCTATTTCGTCGCCGTCGCCCAAGAACTGAACTTCTCCACCGCGGCCCGCAAACTGCACATGGCGGCATCCCCGTTGAGCCGGCGGATCAAGGATCTCGAGAGCGAACTCGGACACCGGCTGTTCGACCGCGACACCCATCATGTGCGGCTCACCCCGGCCGGCAGCGCGCTGCTGCCGATCGCCCGCGGTGTCCTGGAGCAGGTCGATTCCATCCAGTGGCGGCTGGACGAGACGACCCGGCCGCGGCGGACCACCCTGCTGCTCGGCGTCCCCAGCGGCATCCATCCGGACCTGCGGGAGCGGATGGACGCCCTCGCCGAGCGGGTCGGCGACCGGTTCGAGATCAAACGCTGGCCGGGTGGCACCGAGCGGCTGGTCGACGCGGTGTGCGACGGCAGACTGGCGCTCACCCTCGCCCGGCTCCCGGTCGGCGGCGACCCGGCCCTGGAGCAGCTGCCGGTGATGTCGGAGCGGCTCGGCGCGGTCGTGCCCAGGGACCGGTTCCCGGGGCGGGAGTCGATCTCCTTGGCGGAACTGTCCGGACTAGCCTACGCGGGCTCGCCCACGGCCGTGACCAACGCGTATTTCCGCGGTCTCGACCAGCAGCTGGCCGAGCTCGGCATCAGGAAACGGATCGAAATCGGCAGCGCGACTTTCGACGGTGTTTCCGAGATAGTCTCCAGTGGTCTGGCGTTCTCCATTTCCATGCTGGATCCGCGAAGCCCCGTGCAGAATTACCGTCTCGACAATGTGACCGTCCTGCCCTTCTCGGATTTCCATCCCCGGCTCGAGACCGGTCTGCTGTGGCGCAAGGACCGGGCGCACGGCGGTGACCTGGAGGAAGTCGTGACCGCGGCCCGCGAGGTGTTCGCCGAGCCGCTCCGCTCCTGATTCTCCGAAAACCTCTTAAAGACCCCTTGAAGAGGCGGTATGACCACTGTGGTCATGCCGCTTTTCGTTATTCGGTCATTCCACTCTCCGACCACGCTTGCTAACTTAGTTGCCAGATACACGTACATTGTGAAGCGAGGAGTGAAGGAAAAACGATGACCGACATCGAGGACACCGTCGCCGGCCCCCTGGAAGGCGTCCGCGTGATCGACCTCTCGACCGTGGTGATGGGCCCCTACGCGGCACAGATCCTCGGCGACCTGGGCGCCGACGTGATCAAGATCGAGTCGCCCGCCGACACCGTGCGCGTGGGCCACTACCGCACCACGCCGGGCATGACCCCGCTGAACCTCAACGTCAACCGCAACAAGCGCAGCGTGGCCCTCAACCTCAAGGAGGAGACGGACCGGGAGCGGGCGCTCAAGCTGATCGACACCGCGGACGTGCTCATCACCAACATGCGGCCGGGCGCACTGCACCGCCTCGGCCTGTCCCACGACGACATCGCTGCCCGTAACCCGGGCCTCGTCTACGCGCACGCCCAGGGCTTCCGCAGCGACTCGGACCGGGCGGGCAACGCCGCCTACGACGAGACCGTGCAGGCCGCGTCCGGCCTGGTCGACATCGCCGACCGCGCGCTGGGCGAGCCCGTCTACCTGCCGACCATCATCGGCGACAAGGTCTCCTCCCTGACCATCGCCTACAGCGTGCTCGCCGCCCTGCTGCACCGGAACAGGACCGGGCAGGGCCAGCTCGTCGAGATCCCGATGACGGACACCCTGATCGCCTTCAACCTCGTCGAGCACCTGGCGGGACACACCCACGTGCCCGAGACCGGCTCCACCGGCTTCCCGCTGTCGATGCTGAAGGGCCACAAGGCGGTGCGCACCAAGGACGGCCTGGCCTGCGTCATCCCCTACAACCCGCGCAACTACCGGGACTTCTTCACCGCCGCCGGACGCCCGGACCTCGCCGAGGACCCGCGTGTGAACGGGGACGCCATCGACAGCGCCGACCACGAGGACCTGGCCGCGCTCCTGGAGGCCTGCGCCCCGGCGCTGACCACCGAGGAGTGGGCGGAGGTGTGCGCCAAGCACAGCATCCCGATGGCCCCGGTGCTGGAACTGGACCGCGCCCACGAGGACCCCTACGTCCAGGGCGGCCACCTGCTCGACACCGTCGAGCACCCGACCGAGGGCACCGTCCGCACCATCGGCATCCCGCTGCGCTTCTCCGCGACGCCCGGCTCGATCCGCCGTCTGGCGCCGGTCGCCGGCCAGGACACCGAGGACGTCCTCGCCGAGCTCGACGCCGCCGCCCGCTGACCGTCACAGGAGGACAGCCATGAGCACTCCCACAACTCCCGTACGCACGGAACGGATCGGCTCCACCCTGCTGATCACCCTCGACCGCCCCGAGGCCCGCAACGCCGTGAACGCCGCGGTCGCCGCCGGCCTGGCCGCCGCCCTGGACGAACTGGAGGCCGATCCCGAGCTGCGGGTCGGCGTCCTGACCGGCGAGGGCGGCACGTTCAGCGCCGGCATGGACCTCAAGGCCGCGCTGCGCGGCGAGTCGCCCGAGGTCGAAGGCCGCGGCTTCGGCGGCCTGACCGAGGCCGAACCGGTCAAGCCCCTGATCGCCGCCGTGGAGGGCCATGCCATGGGCGGCGGATTCGAACTGGCCCTGGCCTGCGACCTGATCGTCGCGGCCGAGGACGCCCGGTTCGGGCTGCCCGAGGTCAAGCGCGGGCTGATCGCAGCGGGCGGCGGCGTGATCCGGCTGCCCAAGCGCGTCCCGCACCACCTGGCCATGGAACTGCTGCTGACCGGCGAGCCCGTCGACGGCCGCCGCGCCGGCGAACTGGGCCTGGCGGGCCGGGTCACCGCCACCGGCCAGGCCGTCACCGAGGCGCTCCGCCTCGCCGAACGGCTCGCGGAGAACGCCCCGCTGGCGCTGGCGGCCGTCAAGCGCGTCGTCCGCGCCGCCGACGGTGCGCCCGACGCCGACGCCTTCGCCTTCCAGCGCGGGGAGATGAAGACCCTGATGGCCTCCGCCGACGTACGCGAGGGCATGACCGCCTTCGCCGAGCGCCGCCCCGCGCGGTGGACGGGACGGTGAGGCGCCATGCAGACCGAGGACGTACGACAGCACCTCACCACCCCGCTCACCAGCCCGGCGTACCCGCCGACGGTCCCGCGGTTCACCGACCGCGAGTACCTCAACGTCGTCTACCGCACCGACCCCGAGGCGCTGCGGGCCGTCGTCCCCGAACCGCTGCGGATCGGTGAACCCCTGGTCCGGTTCGAGGTCATGAAGATGGGCGACGTCAGCGGATACGGCCCCTACACGGAGGCCGGCCAGGCGATCCCCGTCGGCTTCGAGGGCGAGCACGGCGAGTACCTGCACGCCATGTACCTCGACAACTTCCCGGCGACCGCCTCCGGCCGCGAGGTCTCCGCCTACCCGAAGGTGCTCGGCTCCCCGTCGCTCACCGTCGACTCCGGCGCGCTCGTCGGCACCCTCGACCACGGCAGCCTGCGGGTCGCCACCGCGACGATGGGCTACAAGCACCACGAGCTGGACCGGCGCGAGGCCCGGGCACAGATCACCGTGCCGACCTTCATGCTCAAGACCGTTCCCGGCTACGACGGTTCGCCGCGGGTGCAGGAACTCGTCCGCACGCGCATCACCGACGTCACCGTCAAGGAGGCGTGGACCGGCCCGGCCCGGCTCCAGCTGTTCCAGCACGTGCTCGCCCCGCTGGCCGACCTGCCGGTGCTTCAGGTCGTCTCCGCCAGTCACATCCTCACCGACCTGACGCTGTCCGGCGCCGAGCCGGTCCACGACTACCTGAAGGGAGCCGCGTCATGACCCGCACCTTCCGTACGGCCGCGGTGATCGGCGCCGGGACCATCGGACTGTCCTGGACGGCGCTGTTCGCCGCGCACGGCCTGACGGTCGAGGTGAGCGACCCGCGACCGGACCTCGCCGAAGCCGTGGACGAGGCCCTGGCGCGGTCCGCCCCGCACCTGGCCGCCCGCGGCCTGGACGTGACGGGCCTCGCCGGCCGGGTGCACATCGCCACCGACGTCACCGAGGCGGTCCGGGACGCGGACGTCGTACAGGAGAACGGCCCCGAGCGCGTCGAGTTCAAGCAGGACCTGTTCGCCGGCCTGGCCCGCGAAGCACCCGATCACGCGCTGCTGCTCAGCTCCTCGTCGGCCATCCCGTCGACCGAGTTCACCAAGGAGCTGGCGGACGGTGCCGCCGCCCGCGTCCTGATCGGCCACCCCTTCAACCCGCCGCACCTGGTCCCGCTCGTCGAGGTCGTGCCCGGCGAGCGCACCGGCGAGGACGCCGTACAGGCCGCCGTCGACTTCTACACCTCGGTCGGCCGAACCCCGGTCGTCGAGCGCAAGGAGATCCCCGGCTTCGTCGGGAACCGGCTGCAGAACGCCCTCAGCCGCGAGGCCGTGTACCTCGTCGAGCTGGGCGTGGTGACGCCCGAGGAGCTCGACACGGTGATGACCAACTCGCTGGGGCTGCGCTGGGCCACGGTCGGGCCGTTCCTCGGCTCGCACCTGGGCGGCGGCCCCGGCGGCTACCGGCACATGGCCGAGCACATCGGCGCCTCGATGAAGCAGATGTGGGCGGACCTCGGCACCCCGTCGCACAACGACGAACAACAGCAACGGCTCATCGCAGCCGTGGAACAGGCCTACGGCTCCTCCACGTACCCGGAACTCACCGAGACGCGCGACCGCAGGCAACTCGCCGTCCTGTCCGCCCTGGACGGCGCCGACAAGGAGGAGAACTGAGATGACCACCACCATGCAGCCGCTGGAAGACCAGCTCACCGCGGACTTCTACGCCTACGAGACGCTGCTGCCGGACGAGGAGCGGGGGATCCTCCTCAAGGCCCGCGCCCTCATGCGCGACGAGATCAAGCCGCTGGTCAACGGCAACTGGGCCAAGGGCGAGTTCCCCCGGGAGCTCATCGGCATCTTCCGCGACAGCGGCCTGGCCGGCCTGCCCTACGAGGGCTACGGCGAGCACCGGCCCGCCGTCAGCAACCTGCTCAGCGGCATGCTCGCGATGGAACTGAGCCGCACCGACGCCTCGGTGGCCACGTTCTTCGGCGTCCACAACGGCCTCGCGATGTACTCCGTCCACTCCGGCGGGGACCAGGAGCAGCGCGACCGCTGGCTGCCCCGGATGGCCGCGATGGACAAGATCGGCGCCTTCGCCATGACCGAGCCGCTCGGCGGCTCCGACGTCGCGGGTGGCATGCGCACCACCGCCCGGCGCGAGGGCGACACCTGGGTCCTGAACGGCGCCAAGAAGTGGATCGGCAACGCGACCTTCGCCGACTACGTCGTGGTGTGGGCGCGGGACGTCGACGACAACCACGTCAAGGGCTTCGTCGTCGAGAAGGGCACCCCCGGCTTCGAACCGGCGAAGATCGAGGGCAAGACCGCCTTCCGGATCGTCGAGAACGCCGAGATCACCCTGACCGACGTCCGGGTACCGGAGGCGAACCGCCTGCAGAACATCAACTCCTTCCGTGATGTCGCCGAGATCCTGCGCGCCACCCGCGGCGGGGTGGCCTGGCAGGCGCTGGGCGTCATGGCCGGCGCCTACGAACTGGCCCTCGACTACGCCCGGCAGCGCAGTCAGTTCGGCCGTCCGATCGGCGGTTTCCAGCTTGTGCAGGACCTGCTGGTCAAGAGCCTGGGCGACATCACCGCGTCGTGGGGCATGCTGGTGCAGCTCGCCCGGCTGCAGGACGCCGGCGTCTTCCGCGACGAACACTCCGCCCTGGCCAAGGCGTTCGTCACCGCGCGGATGCGGGAGGTCGTGGCCCGGAGCCGGGAGATCTTCGGCGGCAACGGAATCCTCCTGGACCACGACATCGCCAGGTTCTTCGCCGACGCCGAGGCGATCTACTCCTTCGAGGGCACCCGCGAGATGAACACCCTGATCGTCGGCAAGGCGATCACGGGCCAGAGCGCCTTCGTGTGACCCCCCGCCGGGCGTCGTCCGGCTGTCCGGTTCGGCTGTTCCACTGAACAGGAGTTGATGGGACCCTGACGATCACCCTCGGGGAAGGAGAAGCGTCGGCGTGATCGAGTGGAGGCCGCTGGGCACCGGAGCCAGGCCCGTTCCGCAGCCTGTGGCGACGCCGCTGGTCTGGGCGGGGGCCTTCGGCGGCGCACTGCTGCTGGTGGCACTCCTCAACGCCGTGGTGGGGCCCGACCGTCCGCAACTGGCCCTGCTCGCGCTGTGCCTGCTGGCCGCCGTGCTGGGCCTGTGCGCACGGTTCACCGCGGCCCCCGGCACGGCCGTCCTGTGCTGGCTGTTCCTCAACGGCTTCGCCATTCCGCCCGCGGGCACCCTCACCTGGGCCGTCCCCCGCGACACCACATGGCTCGCCTGCCTGCTCACCGCCACCCTCGTCGGCACGTCCCTGGCCCGCCTCACCCACGCCCGCGCCGCCTACCGCCGCCTGGCACCCGGGCGCGCCCGGCACGACGGCGGGCGCGGCGACGGACCGTACGGCTCCTGACCGTCCGGTTCCGCCGCCTCGGGCCGACGGAACCGAACCACCCACCACCTACTCCCCGTTACGGCTCACCGCGCCGGGCGCTGCCACCACGCGGCCGTCGCGTCCCGCAGGGTGTTGGTGCCGCAGTGCACCTCGCCCAGGCCGAGGTGGTACGTGTACCAGTCGTCGATGTACGACACCTTCAGGCCGACCCGCTGGTAGGCGGCGGTGACGGCCTGCGTGAAGATGTCCTTGCCGCCGATGACGGGCCCCCACTGGCGCGGGGCGAGGTAGCGGTCGCGCGCCAGGAGCACGCCGTTGACCGCTCCGGGAACGTACGCGCTGGTCATCACCGTCGCCCGAGCCGCCGGAGTCGCCGGAGCCGCCGCACGCGAGCCGGCCGGGTTCTCGGCGAGCCACTTCTGCTGGCCGTGGTCCCCGAGGCTGTCCACCAGGTCGGAGCCGGCGCCCATGCGCGTCAGACGCGGCACGGGAATCTCCTGCCCCTCGGCGGTCAGAGCCTCCGAGTCACGGGTGTACAGCGCGGGCAC
The genomic region above belongs to Streptomyces coeruleorubidus and contains:
- a CDS encoding flavin monoamine oxidase family protein, which gives rise to MTDLPRDDSATRARWQTCLRLARELLLVGPDGTDLKLHYLHTLIDTGRLGPTHHPRKKILVIGAGITGLVAGRLLKDAGHDVTVLEANASRVGGRIKTFRATKHDQPFDDPAQYAEAGAMRLPDFHPLVLALVDKLGLGRRQFYNVDVAPGTGSGPDVPVPPVTYTSFTGRTWSYGDDSPDFREPDKRGNSWIRANRTQVRRADYAAGPERINEGFHLTGDEVRAPVVKMVDDALESVRDYYSDVVDGKRVNKPLEEWVEGWARVIRDFDGYSMGGFLRDHAGLSDEAIEAVGTLENMSSRLHLSFFHSFLSRSDINPGVRYWEIPGGSWRLPHALHQGLRDEVRLGHRMIRLEFHDPSRDTDPEGTGAVGPDGWGVAVQTVAENDPQAPPRLWTADLAIVTIPFSALRFVEIVPSMSYKKRRAIIETHYDQATKVLLEFSHRWWEFTEDDWREELDRIAPGLYEYYQLGGEQGTGEALSLAEAGAAPTGSGLLGAAVKDSSVTEEMRQLNSTMPLRGPALRPATHCFGGGSATDNPNRFMYYPSHRVEGSTGGVVLASYCWSDDAARWDSMRDAERYVYALRNLQALHGPRIEVFFTGRGATKSWARDPYAFGEAAIYTAHQMTSFHLDVSRPEGPVHFAGEHTSLKHAWIEGALESAVRAALAVHQAPPVTTPGADREGDRS
- a CDS encoding thiamine pyrophosphate-binding protein; this encodes MTAIIPECTVARYLALRLAELGITHLFGVPGNHLGPFLTTLRAEGDIEWVGTPTEGGAGQAADAYARIHGIGAAAVTYSVGAFNLLNACGGAYVEQVPLVAVNASPPYEQWQNYRAVGLLTSHMSPRPESNLDVYRQVTVDAQVISNPGLAPGQIDAALTACLSERRPVYLEVMEDLWDEPCPEPEAPIVPRERPFSARNQPMLDKAVQAALTLVEEHPGPDGRPRPIVWAGEEIDRFRLGGQLIDLVEATGVPFCTTVGAKAVVDEDLPQFHGVYNGGASHPDVHAVFKDWATCRIGLGAWSTSKNLGGEQCVGDDWVMAAHGGVGVGTSYFPDVQLTQLLPALQDALVKAYGSGGLAADYYAEAYAHHGSREDRPAGLEHHRASLHSSRSPHRRAERLTYDAVFDRLNHFLNHETREDWTVVSDAAFSLIGSMNLSLPAGGFLSQVSWLSIGWSVCAATGAALAPERGDARPMVFVGDGAFQETCQELSTHTRHGLRSVVFVMDNGHFYGVEQMLVHPAYYADQDAADPDFYNVLHPWHYDRLAAVFAGKHTPANGVSVAHTAELDDLLDRLTDPADPLNAGPLLVRVRLHRHDYPRAMAYQVKKSSNIR
- a CDS encoding 2-phosphosulfolactate phosphatase, which produces MDARFLGIPDLAETPSVAVVVDVMRAFTVAAWAFAQGAEKIVLAESLDEALGLKARHPDWVAIKDGPPAPGFDTVNSPGLLRSVDLGGRTVVQKTTAGTVGALAVKDAPLVLCAGFVVAEATAQLLRTRGSDSVTFVVTGEDGQADEDLACAQYIARRATEAGTDAAEFISRAAESRAAAELAEGVRQGVHPDDIALCLEVDRFPFAMVATLEGSLMVLRPRATPSPIS
- a CDS encoding LysR family transcriptional regulator translates to MELLHLRYFVAVAQELNFSTAARKLHMAASPLSRRIKDLESELGHRLFDRDTHHVRLTPAGSALLPIARGVLEQVDSIQWRLDETTRPRRTTLLLGVPSGIHPDLRERMDALAERVGDRFEIKRWPGGTERLVDAVCDGRLALTLARLPVGGDPALEQLPVMSERLGAVVPRDRFPGRESISLAELSGLAYAGSPTAVTNAYFRGLDQQLAELGIRKRIEIGSATFDGVSEIVSSGLAFSISMLDPRSPVQNYRLDNVTVLPFSDFHPRLETGLLWRKDRAHGGDLEEVVTAAREVFAEPLRS
- a CDS encoding CaiB/BaiF CoA transferase family protein, which translates into the protein MTDIEDTVAGPLEGVRVIDLSTVVMGPYAAQILGDLGADVIKIESPADTVRVGHYRTTPGMTPLNLNVNRNKRSVALNLKEETDRERALKLIDTADVLITNMRPGALHRLGLSHDDIAARNPGLVYAHAQGFRSDSDRAGNAAYDETVQAASGLVDIADRALGEPVYLPTIIGDKVSSLTIAYSVLAALLHRNRTGQGQLVEIPMTDTLIAFNLVEHLAGHTHVPETGSTGFPLSMLKGHKAVRTKDGLACVIPYNPRNYRDFFTAAGRPDLAEDPRVNGDAIDSADHEDLAALLEACAPALTTEEWAEVCAKHSIPMAPVLELDRAHEDPYVQGGHLLDTVEHPTEGTVRTIGIPLRFSATPGSIRRLAPVAGQDTEDVLAELDAAAR
- a CDS encoding crotonase/enoyl-CoA hydratase family protein codes for the protein MSTPTTPVRTERIGSTLLITLDRPEARNAVNAAVAAGLAAALDELEADPELRVGVLTGEGGTFSAGMDLKAALRGESPEVEGRGFGGLTEAEPVKPLIAAVEGHAMGGGFELALACDLIVAAEDARFGLPEVKRGLIAAGGGVIRLPKRVPHHLAMELLLTGEPVDGRRAGELGLAGRVTATGQAVTEALRLAERLAENAPLALAAVKRVVRAADGAPDADAFAFQRGEMKTLMASADVREGMTAFAERRPARWTGR
- a CDS encoding acetoacetate decarboxylase, with protein sequence MQTEDVRQHLTTPLTSPAYPPTVPRFTDREYLNVVYRTDPEALRAVVPEPLRIGEPLVRFEVMKMGDVSGYGPYTEAGQAIPVGFEGEHGEYLHAMYLDNFPATASGREVSAYPKVLGSPSLTVDSGALVGTLDHGSLRVATATMGYKHHELDRREARAQITVPTFMLKTVPGYDGSPRVQELVRTRITDVTVKEAWTGPARLQLFQHVLAPLADLPVLQVVSASHILTDLTLSGAEPVHDYLKGAAS
- a CDS encoding 3-hydroxyacyl-CoA dehydrogenase NAD-binding domain-containing protein, with amino-acid sequence MTRTFRTAAVIGAGTIGLSWTALFAAHGLTVEVSDPRPDLAEAVDEALARSAPHLAARGLDVTGLAGRVHIATDVTEAVRDADVVQENGPERVEFKQDLFAGLAREAPDHALLLSSSSAIPSTEFTKELADGAAARVLIGHPFNPPHLVPLVEVVPGERTGEDAVQAAVDFYTSVGRTPVVERKEIPGFVGNRLQNALSREAVYLVELGVVTPEELDTVMTNSLGLRWATVGPFLGSHLGGGPGGYRHMAEHIGASMKQMWADLGTPSHNDEQQQRLIAAVEQAYGSSTYPELTETRDRRQLAVLSALDGADKEEN